The Rhizobium sp. WSM4643 genome contains the following window.
TGGGTTACCCCAGCCGCTTTTCCAAAAACAGGCTGAGCGGATCCGGCAGATAGCTGCCGAAAGGCTCGATTTCCCGATATCCGTATTTGCGGTAGAGCGCGATTGCCTCCGGCTGGTAGATGCCGGTTTCGAGCCGGATCGCCGTCAGCCCCTTTTCCCCGGCGATTGCTTCGAGCGCATTCATCAGGCCGCTGGCGATCCTCAGCCCCCTCGCCTCGGGATCGACGAACATGCGCTTGATTTCCGCCGTGCCATCGCCGGCCTCGACCAGCGCGCAGCAGCCGACGATCGCATCGCCGCTGCGCGCAACGAGGAAGCTCACCGAAGGTTTCTCCAGTAAGGAGAGGTCGACCAGATGGTTGCTTTCTGCCGGATAGAGCGATTGCGCATAGGCATCGGAAAGATCGAGAAGCCGGATGACGCCCTGCTGGCGCGGCGGCTCCAGGGCAATGGTGACGGACATGCTGGCTCCCTCTGCTAGCGCTGGGCACAATTTCCCCGATATGACGAAGAGTTAATGCCCTTGCCTTCATTCGGTTGGAATTGCGCCCTCTAAGACGATGAAGTGCTCAATAATCAAGGAAGCAGAATATGCAAGCGGTGCTGATCGCGATGACCATTCTCGGCTGCGACGATTCCATCAGCCAATGCAATTATGTCGCGACGGTCGATAAACGCTGGGAAACCGTTTCCGCCTGCGATGCCGAGGCCGAACGACGGCTGAAGACCTATGTGAATGTCAATTATCCCTCGGTGATCGCAGTCTGCGAGGCGCCGAAAGCGATCGCCGCCGCCGAGCCGCCGAAGCCGGCGGCCGTGCCTGGCGCTGCGCCCGAGGTCGCTGTCGCAACGCCCGAGGAACCCGCAGGAAGGATCGCCGGTTTTGCTGAAGGCATCGCCGGGCAGGTCCGCGCCCATCTGCCCTCGGGCAGAAGCGTCAGAGACACACTTACCAAGCCGGTGCATTTCGTCTCCGCCAGCTATTCCTGGGTGGCGACGCGGCTAGCTGATTAGGCCGCCGCAAGCGCCGCATAGACGCGGGCCGATTGTCGCCGCTCGGTGACGCTAAGCTTTTCCACCATATCGAGCAGTTCGCCGATCGCGCCATGCGCGTCGTGATGGCGGAATTTTTCGAGAAGACGGCCGCAGACATTACCGAGCACGCTCGCCGGCGCTTTTCTGGCGGCGTCGCGCCACAGCATCGTCGCCTCGACGAAGATGACGCTGATATCCCTGGGCAGGCCGGCGGACTCATAAAGCGCACGCACGGCATGCATGCGCCCGGTTGCCAGGATCGAACGCACGCGGCGCTCGCTGCAGCCCGTGAGATCGACGATCGCGCCGGCGAAGAAATCCACCTTGCCGGCGCAGAGCGCATGCATCAGGAAGGACGGCGTCAGTCGGCCGATAAGGCGCAGGTGCTGGACGAGGTCGGGTATTTCGCGTGGGGCAATGTCGCCGGCGATCGAAACGATGGCAGCCTCGGTTGCCTCGCGGCTGATGCGCTGGAGCCGCTGCAGGCCGATCGCCGCCTGTGCCAGCGGCAGGCCAACCAGCGCATTGCTGACATGCTCGGTCAGCAACTGGCGGGCATCGGCCGGAAGGTCGCTGCGGTCGAGAAGCAGGTTGCGGATATCGCAGCAGTCGCCGAGCCGTTCGGCGACGCGTTTCAGCGACAGGCTGGAGATTACCGCGCCGTCATTCTCCAGCAGGCAGAGCAGTTCTTCTTCGTCGCCGACCTCCGCAAGGGCGGCGGAAACCGGCCGAGTCACATGCGCCCTCGCCGCGATCAGCATGCGGGTGGCGCCGTTGCCGCGCGCGGCAAGGTCGACCAGATCGGCATCGCTCAAAAGCGGCGAACAGGTCACGGCGTGGCAGGCGACCTCGGGCTGGTCCTCGGCAAGCGAAAGGACCAGGCTGCGCGGCGCATCGGGCGACCAGGCGATCGCCTCGGCAAGTGCAAGCCGCACGCGCGGCGACGGATCGTCGAGAAGAAAGGTCATCGCCATCTCGGCCGCCGCCCGTTCGTCGCCGGACATTTCGGACTGCAGATAGGCTCGCCCGAGAGCGCTTGCGGCCCGGGCCCGGTCGCCTGTCTTGGCCGTTTCGACCCAACGAAGAAAAGCTTCTACGATCACGCGACGCCCCAGCACTTCAACGCGATTCTTTCGCGCTCTTTTCAATACTGCGACCGTAGCGGCAAAAGGTTTAAGATTGGTTCACCATATTTCTTAAGCCTTTGTATGCCTTGCGATTAGCCTTCAATTGGTGGAAGTTGCGGCCGAACCATCTCGAAAACATCGCTGCCATCGCTGTAATCCATATAGCCCATGCGGGCGAGAGGCCGGGCAATCGACATGTCGAGGCGGCCGTTCCTGACGATCGCTTCGTCGATGCGGATGCCGATCACTTCGCCGAAGACCAGGACGTTTTCGGACGGCGCGCCCGACAGCGTCTTCGGCTCGACGATTTCGGTCACCTTGCATTCGAGCACCGCGAAAGCCTCGCCGACATAGGGCGCGTCGATCAGTTCGGCCTGCTTCGGCGTCAGGCCGGCGAAATCGAATTCGCTGTCGCCGTAAGCCAGCGCCGCCGAGGAAAGGTTCATCTTCTCGGCG
Protein-coding sequences here:
- a CDS encoding GNAT family N-acetyltransferase, with amino-acid sequence MSVTIALEPPRQQGVIRLLDLSDAYAQSLYPAESNHLVDLSLLEKPSVSFLVARSGDAIVGCCALVEAGDGTAEIKRMFVDPEARGLRIASGLMNALEAIAGEKGLTAIRLETGIYQPEAIALYRKYGYREIEPFGSYLPDPLSLFLEKRLG
- a CDS encoding DUF2336 domain-containing protein is translated as MLGRRVIVEAFLRWVETAKTGDRARAASALGRAYLQSEMSGDERAAAEMAMTFLLDDPSPRVRLALAEAIAWSPDAPRSLVLSLAEDQPEVACHAVTCSPLLSDADLVDLAARGNGATRMLIAARAHVTRPVSAALAEVGDEEELLCLLENDGAVISSLSLKRVAERLGDCCDIRNLLLDRSDLPADARQLLTEHVSNALVGLPLAQAAIGLQRLQRISREATEAAIVSIAGDIAPREIPDLVQHLRLIGRLTPSFLMHALCAGKVDFFAGAIVDLTGCSERRVRSILATGRMHAVRALYESAGLPRDISVIFVEATMLWRDAARKAPASVLGNVCGRLLEKFRHHDAHGAIGELLDMVEKLSVTERRQSARVYAALAAA
- a CDS encoding flavin reductase family protein produces the protein MFYTTDSNRHGLAHDPFKAIVSPRPIGWIGSKGRDGSINLAPYSFFNAVADRPKLVMFSSAGRKHSQRNAAETGVFTCNFVSRDLAEKMNLSSAALAYGDSEFDFAGLTPKQAELIDAPYVGEAFAVLECKVTEIVEPKTLSGAPSENVLVFGEVIGIRIDEAIVRNGRLDMSIARPLARMGYMDYSDGSDVFEMVRPQLPPIEG